In the Brettanomyces nanus chromosome 1, complete sequence genome, CTCCTTATCTAACTGTTTCAATCGAATGGCAGTAGCAAGCCCTGAAGGACCTCCTCCAACAATACAAATATCCACGTTATCCACAACTCgctcttctttcatcatctcctgCTGTTCTTCCCCAAGAGATTCAAATGCGATTTCAGAAAACCGTTTAGGTGATGTCGAAAATCTCCTTAGTCCATACAATCTGGTGGATCCAGGCCCCATCAGGCTCACTCTTAGCCTTCTCACCACGACCAGCCTTCTGATATCTCCTCTAATCATCCACCTGACTCTAGGAAAACCTCTGAATATGCCTGCAAACATAATAAAGTGTACTCAAACGAACAAaggtatatatatactcACTCTAATCGCTGCCCAGATTGATCTCCTAGATCTGCTGACTCTTTCGGAGAGGCCTGAAAtatttttgaaagatgtACAAACCCGGTACAGATCCGGGCGGTGCTGAATCTTGTATCTTTGATTTAGCCACCCATCCCGACAGCTTCTTGGTTCAGATACGAGGAAAGAAATCAATGTACATCGAACAACCGAGTCATTTAAATAGTTAGCAAATATTCCTAATGAGAATCCTCCCACCTCAGTCTTGATCCTCATATCGTTAATTACTTGCCACACTCTATTATCCAATTAGAACCCGCGATTAGGTCATAGGGTTAACCAAAGGTATTCGTAAAATATTCATTAACTTACATGTATGATTGATCAACTTACTTAACATACCCGTATTGTCAGTATCCgatcctcttcatctccgATCTCCTCCAGCAGCTCTTTAGCAATTTCCCAATCATCGTCGCTTTGAAACCTGATAAGATCcccatcttcatctttgaaCTTTAATTTCACAGAATCTGCATTGTACGTTTCGTATCTTGCATTGATTCCCATCACATAATTGAGTTTGTTCACCAATATATCTACAAGATCGACGTAGTCAATGTCTGGGCTCACTGACATGTGAACACACTCAGATTTCGGACCAAATATAAGCTTGATCCGCGTTCTATTCTCGTATTGTGCCTGCTGCGTGAACTGACGCTGCGAGATCGTCATGCTCGAGAAATCCGTGCTCAATTCATCGTATGCAGGCACTGTTGGCATCTCAGATATACTGCCAGCACCGTTACGTTGGGCATACATCGATGCAGCTGCTGGTGAAGACACAGATCgcagcttcttttctgaaaATAGTGCAAAACTTCCACTGGAACTGCTGGCAGTTCTGGGTTTAGCAAACATGAACGACGAAGAAGCATCCGATACATTAGACACACTAGACGCACTTCTGAATCGCTCAGACATACTCGAAGTACTACAATGGCCTCTATTTCCGGCAGAAACCGCACTACCAGCACTTCCTGGTGCCATTGGAACAGAAAAGTCATCTTCTCCAGCTCCAGAGAGCTGCCTGATTGCGGTATCCCACTGTCCCATATGTTCCTCAGATCTAAACCGAATGACGCATCCTCCTGTATCCCTATTACCACGCCAACGAAGAGTGAGAAAATGACCCTGAGAATTAGACCCTGATGGGAAATAAGGCGAAGTATCAGAGGTAGTCACTCTGTAGATTTTGTTGATGTAAACTATGCCGTTTAACGACAACTGTAACGTATGACCATTACTGCGATGCCTTGAAGAGGACGACATcgaagatacagaagaagttgatttcTTACGTCCGGACAGTAATaacttgttcttctctttgtactctttgaagaagtatatGACCTTTTCAAAAAGATAGCAGTGAACCTCTTTCTCGCCGGCATGCCCTTCATTAAGCAAGTCTTTAACTATGACAATGTTAGAGAAAAGTAGATCGCCCACTCCATTTAGGTTATAACCTTTCCAATCCACAACGCATTCCTGCAACTCCTTCATTAATTTTGTGTTCTCCGATTTCCTCTGTGCTTCATTAATACCTGCGGCAACCTCACGAGTAATTGAATAGGCAGATTGCATTTCTGCATAGTTTGGCCAAGAAGGATCAGTCAACTTAAGAAGTTCCCTCAAAAGTAATGGATACTTGCACAGCCGCTGAACAGGCTTAATGAGGAAACTTTGAAGCTCGTAAGGATTTGCTATCAAATCAGAAGATTTTCTCAGACTGACAGCTTCTTTATTGATAAATTCCACCGCTGAATTCTGGAAAAGCGACCAGGCCTCATATATCTGGAATCCTTGCACGCCTGCATGCATAAATACGGATCCAATCCGCTGGTATTTACCGGGAACCACTGCATTACATTCCAAACCAACCAGCAACCGTCTTTGAAAATCGACGATCTCATTTAAATTGGGGAAAAGCATGTTGATATTCTCGGAAGAGATAAGTTCCTTCCTCGTGAGGTCCTCTTTATATTTTGCCAAGGTCTCCAAATCGTAAACATATTTTCTCTCAGTTTCCACAAGCTCTTTGACAACCTTTGACCTCGAGTCCGTAATAGTGATCTGATCCTCAATTGGCGCCACATCAAATTTCGGATCCAGGTCAAGTACAAAATTGACGGAATGAATGACATCGACCAAATTCCTTATATCATCAGAAAATACGTTCGTTATAGGGAATAATTCGTCGTCCCTGATATTGAGATGTATCTTACAAGCACTTAAAAATTGATATACGCTCATCTTGCAAACTTTAAGATCGTCAGAAGAGACGACATCGATGGCATTATCGGGACTGATGGCGTTGAATATAAGACAGAGTGGTGCACCTTGCTGAAACAAATTCCAAATGGGAGTAACTGGGTCGTAACTAATCTGTGCAGGTAGAATACCCGCGGCAAAAGTGAACAGGGTAGAGTTCCAATGGCCCATGAATGCCTCAGAACTTCTTGATGATACCGAGCCACGTGAAGAGGAAGCGATTGACAGCTTGCTTTTACGATCTGCGGTAAAACCAGAAGTTCCAGGAACTACTATTCCACCACCAATAGGTGCTATATTCCCATTCGCCGTCACAATGGAAGCACTGGAgctattattattattattattgttgctgttgttgttgttgttgttgatagTACTCAATGCAATGGCCTGCTTTTCAGCATTCTCTTCCGCCCGAGTATAGGCCAATTCAATATAGGGTAACATTCCAGGAACGGCAGAAAGCCTTTTCATAAGAGTTAGGCAGACGTAGTAAAGAGAGTCACCATGGACAGCCCTGGTATTCATGGCAAGAGATGCAACCCCAATAGGACCGCTCGGAGTAcgagaagacaaagaaCCCAGGGTTCCTGACGATGCCGTTCTAACAGGAGGCATAAAAGAGGTCATAAGAACAAGCGAGTCAGTTTTAACTAATGACAATCAACAAAGTAATAACAAAAAATGATGAGTGGGTAGATACTGCACACTATTTATCGATTGAAAGAATTCGCGGTCCTTTTCCTTTGGTGCCTTGTAGTCCTGCCGCTAAGTCGCTTAAGaccaaaaagaacaataaaggaaaaattttacTCCTAGTAAAAATCAAACTGTATATAAATTTATTTCTTAATTCCAGAACCCCCTTCAGAAGAGATGATGCCGATTAGTGCACCGCATGAAAAAAATCTCCTAATTGGGGTTAAATTAGAAAGAGTATTTATAATTTATAGACAACTATAGCTAagtgtttttcttttctttcaatatcTTATGAGCAGTCCAAATGGTCTTATCGAGGATCTGGAATACTGTAAGAATTCCCGCCACGGCAGAGCAAACGCTAAGAATGAAAGCCGACCAAGTCTTCTTATGCTCTTCCCTATTAATAATCTTCATAGGACTAATGTCGAAGTAGAAAAAAACTCCCGGTAATCCTCCTCTGGCATGAATCGTGTTAGGATGATCGTCATCACGGCCCCCCTTCAAAGGTCTATCATGCTGGGAGACAGAAAACTCGTTGGTTTCAAGAACTTCTCCATCCATGTATTCGAACCTAGTATTAACCACCTTGAGAAAGTATGAGTAGAGATGGTACTTTTCTCCTATTGCCATCTCTCTGCCATCCAAAGGATGCGTCGTAGTATAATTGTGGCTTTTACTATGCAATGTCTTGTGATGATCATCGGGACCAAATGCAAAGTGATTCACTATGTGGTCGAAACTGAACAGATCATTGTGCTTATCGTACAAGGACAAGTCATGAACGTGACGATCACTCATCGATATCGAGGAACCCGGCGCAAAGTGTAGATTACCACCAATTCGATTGAGTTCAGCGCTACCTTTGATTCGGCAACCTTCATTCAATCGTTCATTGACTCTTTTCACGTAGCCTTCTTTCTCACACTGATCAATTCCTTCTCCATCATAAAATTTCCATGCCGCATTGGCATAGGCAGCCTTAACAGCCTCACAAGTATTGCAACAAACTTTCTTACTCTGATCTGGCTCATTATCGTTGTTAGACTGGTCAATTGCACCGTAACAAGAGCCACAGTACTGAGAGTCATCTGACACCAAAGACTCCTCCTTATTCACATCAAACCGCTCTTCAATCGAAATCTCGTTTCCTGATTTGTCGAGTCTCATCTTGGTGAATCCACCTTCGAGAACATCTGCCTGAATATCCCCTGTAAGATCCATAATATCCATAGTCAACATATCACAAGGCAGCTTTGGAAACGTAATGTCTAAGTTCATATTAAGTTTCCTTTCCAAGTCTCTGTCCACCACCAATTCGGGTCGAATAATGATCGTCCTATAGTCTCTATACTCGTTAATAAGTAGTACGAAGATGGTAAACACACATATCAGAGTTAGAACACCTCCGGACGTCGTCTTAACCCTGGCGTCATCAAGAGTATGTCCAAACGCATCGAACCTAAAGATTGACGGCCCTCTTCCCATAATTAATTACTACAAGAGAATAAAACTAATtagattctttcttcaactctgGCGAAGCTCTGAAAAATCCGACGCCCCCCCTTAAATCCAGGACGATCAAAGACTTCATTTAGTAGTGcaaaaacagaaaaaatCTAAATAAAATAAAGTATCATTTATATTAAGCTGGCAAGATTACTCCTATATGTACATACCACTTCAATGGCCTTGGTTTTGGCGCATCATTGAAGCCAAATTCTGGAACATCTGAGCCATATCTGGTTGGCCTGGTGCACCTTGTCCTGGTTGGCCTGGTGCACCTTGTCCTGGTTGGCcctgctgctgctgttgttgctgcaTCTGCTGCATAGCACTCATCATCGTAGTCATCAGCTGATTCTGATCAACAGGTGGCGCGTTACCACCGTATCCAGGAACAGGaggttgctgttgctgctgaacTCCCATCGGCGGTGCACCCATAGAAGGAGAATCATATCCTCCTCCATAGCCGCCTCGGTTATTGTAGCCACTTCCATAACCACCTCTATTACCATTACCATTACCATTGTTATTGTATCCTTCTCTATCGTCATATCCACCACGACCGGATCCTCCGTAGTTGATAGGAACATTATCAGAATTATTCACAGGAGAGAAACTGCCTCTAGAGCTGTGACCCGTCTGTGGTAATCCGTCAGACTTCGGTCCGTTCGTGGAAGAATTTGTAGGCATTTTACGAGAAATAGACTTCGATGATACTCCGTGTCCCACCTCAATATCtggttcttcaacaaaaatACCGGCCTGCAAAGGAAGACCACCAGTTCCACCCCATTCAGCAGAAACTGCCC is a window encoding:
- a CDS encoding uncharacterized protein (BUSCO:EOG09343680); the protein is MGRGPSIFRFDAFGHTLDDARVKTTSGGVLTLICVFTIFVLLINEYRDYRTIIIRPELVVDRDLERKLNMNLDITFPKLPCDMLTMDIMDLTGDIQADVLEGGFTKMRLDKSGNEISIEERFDVNKEESLVSDDSQYCGSCYGAIDQSNNDNEPDQSKKVCCNTCEAVKAAYANAAWKFYDGEGIDQCEKEGYVKRVNERLNEGCRIKGSAELNRIGGNLHFAPGSSISMSDRHVHDLSLYDKHNDLFSFDHIVNHFAFGPDDHHKTLHSKSHNYTTTHPLDGREMAIGEKYHLYSYFLKVVNTRFEYMDGEVLETNEFSVSQHDRPLKGGRDDDHPNTIHARGGLPGVFFYFDISPMKIINREEHKKTWSAFILSVCSAVAGILTVFQILDKTIWTAHKILKEKKNT